In Parasegetibacter sp. NRK P23, a single genomic region encodes these proteins:
- a CDS encoding LacI family DNA-binding transcriptional regulator has protein sequence MKFEAVTIKDIAKALGLSTSTVSRALRDSHEISAETKQLVLDCAEKLNYRPNPIALSLKEKRSRSIGVVVCEIANNFFSQIINGIESIAYDRGYNVIISQSHESYEREVMDLHYLSSRSVDGLLISVSTETNDTSHIRALHEKGLPIVLFDRIADEIKTHTVVSDNFQGAYDATEHLIKNGYKKIAALTNSEFLSITSERLAGYREALLAHDIKPINSWVKHCFYGGMIFSEIEEAVNNLLTQKNKPDAIFTTSDKLTTGCLKTLIRRGIRVPDEIAVIGFSNTDIPELLNPSLSVIRQPAYEMGKAATELLLQLIESKRPVKEFEKRVLTPEIQIRDSSGGRKI, from the coding sequence ATGAAATTCGAAGCGGTTACCATTAAAGACATTGCCAAAGCCTTAGGACTCTCCACTTCAACGGTTTCCCGCGCCCTGCGCGACAGCCACGAGATCAGTGCGGAAACCAAACAACTGGTACTGGATTGCGCCGAAAAACTCAACTACCGCCCCAATCCCATCGCGCTGAGCCTGAAGGAAAAAAGGAGCCGCTCCATTGGTGTGGTGGTATGCGAGATTGCCAACAACTTCTTTTCACAAATCATCAACGGAATCGAATCCATCGCTTACGACCGCGGGTACAACGTAATCATCTCGCAAAGTCATGAATCCTATGAACGCGAAGTGATGGACCTCCATTACCTGTCTTCCCGCTCCGTAGATGGATTGCTGATTTCCGTTTCCACTGAAACCAACGATACCAGTCATATCCGCGCATTACACGAAAAAGGATTACCCATCGTGTTGTTCGACCGCATCGCCGATGAAATAAAAACACATACGGTGGTATCCGATAATTTCCAGGGCGCTTATGATGCCACGGAACATCTTATTAAGAATGGTTATAAAAAAATCGCGGCCCTTACCAATTCCGAATTCCTTTCCATTACTTCGGAACGACTGGCGGGCTACCGCGAAGCCTTGCTTGCACACGATATTAAACCCATCAACTCATGGGTAAAACACTGTTTTTACGGCGGTATGATCTTTTCTGAAATTGAAGAAGCCGTGAACAACCTGCTCACACAAAAGAACAAACCCGACGCCATTTTCACCACCAGCGACAAGCTCACTACCGGATGCCTGAAAACGCTGATCAGAAGAGGCATTCGCGTACCCGATGAAATAGCGGTGATCGGATTTTCAAACACAGATATCCCGGAACTGCTGAACCCATCGCTCTCCGTAATAAGGCAACCCGCCTACGAAATGGGCAAAGCCGCCACCGAACTGCTGCTGCAATTGATCGAAAGCAAACGCCCAGTAAAGGAGTTCGAGAAAAGAGTACTTACACCTGAAATACAGATCAGGGATTCTTCCGGAGGGAGGAAAATATAA